One window from the genome of Streptomyces sp. NBC_00708 encodes:
- a CDS encoding DUF427 domain-containing protein has translation MTAIRGHRITVEPGTEHVRVVRDGLLLAESRRPLVLRETGCPVRYYLPPEDVRTELLTPSDTRTHCPFKGDASYWSLPGAADLVWAYEEPRAEVAAIKDHFCFYDTELIAR, from the coding sequence ATGACTGCCATCCGAGGACACCGCATCACCGTCGAGCCCGGCACGGAGCATGTACGCGTGGTACGCGACGGGCTGCTGCTGGCCGAGAGCCGGCGCCCGCTCGTCCTGCGCGAGACCGGCTGTCCGGTCCGCTACTACCTGCCGCCCGAGGACGTGCGGACGGAGCTGCTGACGCCGTCGGACACCCGCACCCACTGTCCGTTCAAGGGGGACGCCTCCTACTGGTCGCTGCCGGGAGCGGCCGATCTGGTCTGGGCGTACGAGGAACCGAGGGCCGAAGTCGCGGCGATCAAGGACCACTTCTGCTTCTACGACACGGAGCTGATCGCGCGCTGA